The nucleotide sequence AATGTCAAGAAACTGAAAGCCGTTCCGCTTGTAAAACTCCAGCGTCCTTTCATTATTTGCCGCATCCACGATAATGAAACGGCAGCCTGTTTTATTGCCTTCCGTAAACCACACCTTGATAAGATCAAGAATACGGGTTCCTATTCCCTGACTCTGAAAGTCGGAATTCGTCGCAAGCCGTCCGATTTTCACCGCTGGCATATTTGCATATCTTTTGGCTGCCGGAATGCTGGAACGTATCTTTTTGAATCTTGAGCGTGTGGTATCTTCCGCCCGTATGGAGTCATTGGAGACACAGAAAAAGGCGACTGTTGAGCCATCCATTTCCACAGCATAGGTTACGGCCACAAGCTCCCTGTCCGCCTCCCTTGAATCTTCATGGAAGAATTCATTCAGGTCTTGACTGCCGCAATAAAAAAGGGGCCGATCTTCATCGGCCCCCATTCGTCTAAATATAATTTCTGAACTATCCACAGGCGGAACAGACTACTTTGAAATTTTTGTATGCCTCTTTTGCCCGATCATAATCGGCCTTGGGCACCTTTTTCTGTTCATTTGCCCTTATAGTCTTGAGAAAATGGCGGGCTGCCTCCCCTTTCAGAACAGGGGTTTCTTTGATTGCTGTTGCCATGATGTTTCCTCCGTATACGTTCCTATTCCTTCCTGTACCTTCTTATACTTTAATTATATTGCCGGAAAAAATCAATGATTATCCGGTTTACTGATAAGATGCCGCGTCCCCTGTTCTTGCCTGTGGGGGCAGTTTTTCACAAGCCACAGGTAAAGCCCCACCCCTGCAACCTCCCTGAGCAACCGGAAAGACAGAAAAGAAATGCAGGTGGCGTGAAGACCTGCATGAAAGACAACCCCTTGAAAGTGTTTAAAATGAATACCGTGAACACCTTTGCATTAACTTCTATAGGGGAACGCGCTATATATCTGCCCGCCTTCAGCATTGAAACAAGGGTGAAATACGGCAAAGTTTTTGCTATGCTGAACGAAAGAATAAAGATTTTCCTTTTTATTTCGAGCAAAAACGCATCAACAACAGGCTGAATCAGTCCGCAATTGTGGGTAATTCTTATACCCCATAAAAAGAAAAGAATCTCACCATGAAAAAACAGCCGCTGTCAGAACTCCAGAAGCACATTTTAAAGCTCGCTGAACAGAAAGAGTATGTCTGCTATAAGGACGTGCTGCAAAGCTGGTACGGCTTTACTCCGAATCGAGAGAATACCAACTCCAATCAATCCACCTTCACAAATCATGATCATGTCCGAAAAAAGATCAATACGGCGCGGGTGGGTATCTGCAAAGCTTTTAACCGACTGGAAGCGCGGGGCCTGGTACAGCGGGTTCATTTTTCGGGTCACTGGAGTTCAATAATCTTGAACGAGGAAAAACGTAGGTAATTTTCCGATGCCTGTAAAGAGGAAGAGGGGGCGCAGTCAAGAGGCGGGACATTCAAGCATAGGAGGAAATAAAGTCTATATGCTCGCATAACTCACTGTCAATCGGATTCCTGAGAGGGTCAAGTATGCCCCCATGTTACTGCCGGGAGAAATTTTTATAGGTTCTCCGGGGATCGCACGGGGCACTTTCTTTCTATTAATGCAACTCTCCTTGAATTCGGGTCAGTCCGTCGGATATAAGGCCGGTGTAATGATCGACAATTTTTCCGGTCAGAACGGTATCGCATGTCCGATCCGCATCAATCAGCAATCTGCCGATAAATCCCAGAGAAGCGGAAAAAACGAAAAGTTCAAGCAGGATATCTTCAATATATTCCTGTTCTGCTTCTTTGGGGGCCGTGTTGTCCTTATCTTTCTTCATGCTGCGGCCTCCTGCATCTCCGAACGGATCATTCTGGAATTCGTGACGGTGGGCTGTGCTGAGAGATCTTTCATGGTGGGGTCTCCTTAGTGAAAATGCTTCACCATCCTTCGCTTGCAAACGAAAAATGGCTGTTAAGCAGGTTGCAAGACCGCCACTAAGAACGGCAGACCCGGAGGTCTCCTGCTCAACAGCCAAAGAGAGTGCGCTGAAAATAGGACACAATACCGCCTGTGCATAATAAAAAAGCGGATGTCCTCTTAGTGGTCGGGCTTGCAATCCCGGCCCACGGATTTTGCCGCAGGCAATGAACAAATTACAGGGGGAACGGGCTGTGGTCAACAAAAAATATGATATGTCTCTGTCCTCTGTTATCAAGAGCAGAGAATGAAGGACTGAAGGAAGGCGTGAAGAGCTGAATGAAGGATAAGGTGTTGATAATGAACAACATGAAGAAGATGAAGACCTTTTCATTAACTTCTATAGGGGAACTCGCTCTATATCCACTCGGTTTTCAGGTTTGCAAGAAGGGTGAAAAACTCTTTACAACCCTGCAAGAACAGCTTACCTTATGTATAGAGAAAGGTTCCTCCCTGATGACAAGAAACCAAGGGTTTCTTCTGAAAGGATAGTCGGGGGGGTCGAATCGGGCAGCTTTCCAGGAGGCTGCCCATTTTTATATCTCCAGTTCGCTCTTTATCCCTTCCCGCAACGCATCATAGAAAACACAGTCCCCTGATTCCCATTTTCTGAATATTGCCCAGTTGCAATAATCCGCAAGCTGTAGCCCCATATTTGACATTGAGGCATGATGCAGCACCCGGAACCGACAACCTGAAGGCAGCATTCTTTTCAGCACCGTCTTGACCGCCTTTTCTACAGCAGCCCGTTTCTTTTTTATCGGTATACTGTCAGTAATCACGATCAGCTCTTTCATGCTGTCCAGCTCTTCCCGCTCTTGTTCAGCAACGTGCCGGATCAGGTGCCCCAACATTCGAGGATAGAATTCTTCAGAAGCCTGCAAGGCCGGAACGATTTTGCTTTTCTCTACTATCAGCGAATCCACCCGCAAATCTGCAATATTCTCCTTGATGATCCCAAACACCCGCTGCCGAACATGGCGGTTGTCTTTGGTGCAGTGGAAATACGAAAAATCAAACCCGTATTCGATCAGGTCAAACTTGTATTTTCCCAATTCATGGCAGGCGGTAAAGGGGCGTTTGGTACAAACACTTGTCAGGGTGAAATACTTTGTCCCGGATGCCGCAAAATCCAGATTCCCCCCTTCATCAAGAAAGATGTATAAACAGCCGTTGCTCATGGAGTCCTTGCAGGGTTCAGAAAACAGAAAGCCTCGTTATTATTGCCGGGAGAAATTGAAAGAGGTCTCCGGCAACGCATAGAGGATATTTTTTCAGGGGAGGATAAACAGGAGCGGGTGGAGTGTCAACGGTTCTTCAGAGAGTGAAAAAATATTTCGTCCGTATTTTTTCAGAGCAGATAATTTGCCCCCATAACCGAAAAAGTGGGGGCAGTGTGGGGGCTGGAGCGCAAGGCACAAAAAAAGGGACTCAGCTCAATACAAGCTAAGTCCCTATATATATTGGTGGGCCGTGAAGGATTCGAACCTTCGACCAATTGATTAAGAGTCAACTGCTCTGCCAGCTGAGCTAACGGCCCTTACCTTCGTAAGGTTCACATCTATATATCATAAAACCGGGATCAGGTCAAGATTTTATCTACGGTTTATAAAATATTACCGATAATAGAGACTCGGGCTGCCCATGGTCTGCATAACCTGGTACAGATGACGGCGAAAATCACGCCGATCGGTTATCCCTTGAATATGGCCCCGTTTGAGGGCATTCCTCGCATCATGATAATCCGGCGGGATATCAATACCCGTGGTCTCGCGGATAACCCGTGGTCCGGCAAAACCGATCCGACTGGAACGGATAGCGAACTGATAGGGAGAGCAGCCCAGGAAAGAGGCAACCGGTCCGGCATAGGAGTTATTATCATAGACCACGATATAGAGGCCACCGGAATCAATATATTCCCGAACTGCCATTGTGCATTTAGGCATCTGGGCGACACCTAAGGTGCCTTCCTGAATCCGGATACCGCCCGTGGTATGCACATAGGCAAGCAGAGGCCGCTTCTTCCGCCGGGCTCGATCACAGGCACGGACGAACTTTTCCCCTTCCGCAGAACCCACGGTTCCGTTCCGAAAATCAGAGAACAGCATGGTCACAACCAGGTGGATATCCTTGACCTTGGCATCAAAGGTCAGGTTGGCACTGCCCATACCTGTCCTGGAGCGTGCCGCCTTAAGACGCTCATCAAACCCTTCATAATTCAAAGGATTACGGGAAAAAATCTCGTTATTAAAGATCCGAACAGAACCTGGATCAAAAACATTCTTCAGATACCATTGATATTCCAGTGGGAAATGATACCCGCAATTTTCACAAACACCACAGAACTCACCGTAGAGATCAGGAATCCACAGATCCTGACAACCGTGTTTTTCTGCATTTGGGCAGGTGACGGTTCGATCCTCATTAGCCAGAGGACTGGTGTAGGTATCTGTGAGCTCCAGGGGGTCAGGAATAATGCAATAATCACCAGCGGCCTGGGCCGCAATGGCAGGTGATATGGCAGCACTCACTCTTTTCTTCTCATCCTGCACAAAGATCTTACTATGCACAGAGGCAAAGGGCGCAACGAGGCGATTGACCAAGGCCGTCCCCTCACCAGAGACCTCTTTCAAGGTTTTCTGCATCTGTTTATGCTGATTTTTCAGCACATCATAGCGAAAGGTATACCAAAGTTTCTCTGAAGCCGAATAAAGGGACTTAAACATGTTTTCCGCAGGGATATTGATCACTCCAAAGCTCTGCATACTCATGTTCCGATATTTTCTGGAGCGTGCCCTGAGCAGGCGCTCGGTTTCTTTGGGGCCAAGATCCCACGGAATATCAATCTGTGGGGCCTCATCCGGGCTCTCCGCCTTTTTCCTCTTCACCTCATAGGAACGGAAGCCACGCACGCTCTTGGTCTTCAGGACCACCTCGTCCGTGGCTCGGATAATTTCAGAGCGGATACGAGCAAAAAAAGCGAAATCATCGGTCTTCGCCCCCAGGGGTGGCTCTTGAATAATACGATCAATGGTACCGAGGCGCAGATTATCTGCTGCTGTGATATTCAGCTGGCGGGCACAGCGCTCAATCAGGTTCGGAGACACCTTTTCTCCTTCTCTGACCCGACCTTCAATAGCTGCGGCCCCTTCTGGAGATATCACCGAATAATAGCCGTGGGAGAACATAAGGCGAAAATCGCTCAAGCCCACAGCCTCAGCTCCACCAGATCCCCCCTCTGAAATAACAGAGATCATGGGCACCCGGAGCTTGGTCATGGTATAGAGGTTACGGGCAATCTGCTGGGCCGCACCTGGGTATTCCTCAACAGGATACGAACCTGGGGTAAAAATATAAAAATGAATAGGAATACCCTCGGTTTCGGCTACCTTCATATAGCGCATGGCCTTTTCGTTTCCCCAGGGTTTACAGGAACCACCGTTACGGAATTCTTCGCCGTGGCCGACCTCCTGCCCGATGATCATCACCGGCGAGGTATAGGGTTTTTTCTTGATCCGGCGGACAATATTGGCCTTGGCAACCACCAGGGCCGGGTCAATATTGGCCTCACCCTCGCCGCCAAGCTCGGTATGTTCCTCATACACATTTTCGAGAATATCTTTCAGAGAAAAACGTAACGGAGAGCGAACAATCCGCACCCGCTCCATGGAGGTAAGGCCCTCCTCGCAACGTTCTTCGAGAAAACGAACAGAGTCTTCCAGTTTTTCAAGTCGTGCACTGAACTCCGCGTTATCCAGATCAAAAATAGCATCTTTCAGCTGTTCGGCTTTTTCTTGGAATTCAGCAAGATTGCCCCAGTCAGCGTTATCCTTTATATGAATCAGATAACCTATACGCTGGTCAACCCTCTGAAGCTGTTTGATAAGATCATTCATTAGAGATTAAGACGAATAAGATACATATATTAAAAATGACAGAGAGTCGAGCAGCCACCAAAACAGACCAGCTCCCCAACCCACTTTCAGCGCAGAACTTAGAAGGTCAGAAGACGATCAAGATTTTCGCGCAGATAATCAAGATTTGTCAGGATGATATCACCGGAGCTATTGACCCCCTCAATCTGCGAGGCATCAATAAACTGCCGGGCACGTTCTTTGGCCTCTTCTACATTCTCTCCCCAGACTAAGGCCAAGGCGAGGTTGGGGTCATACTCACTGGGGATGGGATAGGGTCGATCGGTCGGAACATGACTATAGGTGGCCGACCATTCATATTGTGGCAGGTCAAATCGGGTGATAGTGCCGATCCAGGGGGCAAAGTCACGTTGGGTGTTTTCAGCAACTATGCGCAGCTCAATGCTTGCGCCCCGAAAGAGCACGTCACTCTGCTGATAGCCCATAGGCTCACCAAGGGCCAGACGAATCTGTTCCCGAAGCAGGTTGGGGTGCGTGTCATTGAGATAACTTATCCGGGCCGACACATCGTTTTCCACCTGGATACGGGTATTGACCTCCAGGAGATAGGGTTTACCGCTCCGGCTGACTATCCACTCCCAGGTCCCGACATTATCGTACTGCACATGCTCAGCCAGTTTCAACGAATAGTCAACGATATTATCCAGGACCTTTTCCGCATTAAAATCGTAATCAAAACAAGAGGTATGAAATCCAGGTGCAGCCTCGACCCGCTTTTGCCTGCCCGTGGACTGGATAGTACAGTTCCGAGACCCGAAATGGATTCGTTCATCATGACGGGAACAAACCAACTGCACTTCAAGATGATTAAAATCACGCAGTCGCTGCTCAATCAGCACTCCACCATCACCGAATTGACGTTTGGCATAATTTTGCACCTGGCGATAAACCCGGCGAAAATGTTCAATCCTATTGACCTCCTCAATTCCCATCCCGCCCCCGCCAGCAGCGGCCTTGATCAAGATAGCCGGATTTGGCTCATCCTCCTCCCTCTGCATATCAAAGAGATGCTGGGCAATCTCCTCGGCCTCCATCTCATTATAGATAGGAGCAGAAGTGCCTGGGATCGTGGGAATCCCCAACTTATTGGCAACTCGCTTGGTATTGATCTTATCACCCAAGTCGCGGATAACCTCCCAACTTGGACCGATAAAGACGAGAGGTCGATCGCGAACCGTTACCCGGCGCGCGAAGCGATAATCTTCCGAAAAAAAACCATATCCGGGGTGAATTGCCGTACATCCGGTATGATCAGCCACGGACAGGATATCATTAGGATCGGTGTAGCTGGCCACTCGCCATGCATTCTGCTCATTACCGTTCTGCCGATTACGCTGGACATGTTCAGAGTCTTGATCAGCATCAGTGTAGATAATCGTGTATTCAAGACCGAGATCTTGACAGGCCTCCATAATGCGGATAGCGATCTCGCCGCGATTAGCAATCAGTACTTTGCCTTGCACAAACAACCCCTTAAAACTTTATCTGTTGTTGGAAAACTCTGAACTCTTCGAAAATGCTGCTGCATTCTCTCGCAGGGAACAGGGAAAAAGTCCGAGTATAAAAGTTCGAGTATACCTCGCCGATAATTTTTTCATTCTACTCCACCTTCGACAAGTTGAAAAGTTGTAAATGGAAATTCGTAAATAGAAAAGAGCAGATATCTTGATCTGCCGGGGTATAATCACTGGGTTACTGACAATTTTCTTGACTTTCTTTATCTATTTTCTAGAGTTAGAATAACAGATCATCATGGAATAAACATCCTTGTACTAGGAAGACATGTGAAGAGTATGGCGGAGAAAAAGGAGGACAATGGGAGAAAATCACTTTGGCAACGAGTCAAGTCTCTGGCCAAATTCAGAAGATCTCCTGACACCACCCAGGAATTAGAGCATGAAATCCAGGGATTACTGGAAAATGGTGAAGAACAGGGTTTAATCAGCAGTCACGAGGAGCAATTGATTAACTCTATTTTTCATTTTCGGGCCACTGTTGCCTCCGAGATAATGACACCAACAGCGGAAATCGTACGAATCAATGTTAAAAACTCTGTTCAAGAGGCGATAGCCTTAATCAACGTAGAGGGCTACACGAGAATACCGGTCTTCAGTGGCAGCCAAGACAATATTATTGGCATTCTCCATGCGAAGGACCTGCTACGCACCTTTGAAGGAAGAACTGAGCCAGAGAGGCATTTAGAAAATTACCTCAACCCTCCTATGATTATCTCCGAATCCAAGCCCATTACTGAGCTTCTTCGGGAATTTCAGGCGAAAAAAAATCACATAGCTGTGGTTACGGACGAATTTGGTGGCGTTCGAGGCCTGATCACCCTTGAAGATGTCATTGAGGAGATCGTCGGCGAGATCGACGACGAACACGATCAAGAAGAGCGTGAACTCATGCAGGTTGATCAACAAACCGTTGTAGTGGATGCAAAAATTGATATTGAAGAGGTGGAAAAACATTTTCAATGCAGGCTGCCAGAGGGACCGTATGAATCCATAGGCGGGTTCATCATCCACTGCCTGGGGCGTATGCCCCAAAACGGCGAGACTGTAGAGAGCGCCCCTCTGACCTTAACTGTCCTCGTGGCAAATCCCCGAAAAGTTCGTACAGTAAGAATTCGTAAGGTATGACAAAAACAAACACCCTACCCTCTATTAAACCGCTGAGGGGGTATACCCTTTATATTCGGGCGTTCTTGAGCGCTTTCCTGCTCGCCCTGGCCATGCCGGGAATCACTGACTGGTGGCCCCTGCTCTTTATTGCCCTTATCCCTCTCTTCTCAGCACTTGGCCACTTATCTGCAAGACAAAGCGTCTTTATGGGGCTGACCTGTGGCCTCCTCTATAACACCAGTCTCTTTTACTGGATAGTCCCGGTCCTGCAACGCTTTGGCGGACTCCATGCTGCGACAGCCCTTGCTGTCCTCCTTATGCTGGCTGCGTACATGGCGATCTATATCGGCCTGTTCTGCTTGCTGATCAATCATTTATTGAGCAAATCTAGATCACAGGGAAAATCTGCTGCCCTTCTTCTGCTCACCGCTCCTACCCTCTGGACAGGGCTTGATTTTCTTCGCAGCTCTTTGTTTACCGGCATACCCTGGATGGATCTGGGATACGCCCTCTACCGGCAGCCATTATTGATCCAGGCCGCAGATCTGGGGGGGCATTATCTGATTACCTTCTCTGTGGTGCTGATCAACGCATTGCTTTTCTGGTTCCTGGAGAGGGCATTCGCCTCCTTTTCCTCCTCTTCTCCTGTCTCTGATTATCATTTCGGCCAGCCAGTGACGGTCTTTCTCCTGCTCACCTGTCTTGGAGGATATTCTGTCTTACGTTATCAACAGATTGCCTCTGAGGCGACAGCGGCAGAAACGACCTATCTCAGCACTGTTCAGGGAAATATTGAGCAAAGCATGAAATGGTCGCCAACACAAAAGGAAAAAACTGTGGAGCGCTACCTTTCGCTCTCAGCACAAGCTCTTGCAGGCGAGGAAAAACCGGATCTGCTCGTCTGGCCGGAAACAGCCCTCCCCTTCTACCCAGCGCGTGAGCCCCTCATGAATCGGGTTCGGACCTTTATTCGAAAAAATGAAGTCCGTGTATTGACCGGTTCTCCCTACTTCACGGTGAATCCGCAGCAACAGGAGTCGGTATCCTATTATAATAGTGCCCTCCTTCTCAATCGTTCAGGCAGGTTGTCAGGCCGCTACAACAAGCAGCATCTTGTTCCCTTTGGGGAATATATCCCTCTGCGCACCTATCTCTGGTTTCTCAAACCAATAGTTGAACTGATAGGCGACTTCACGCCCGGTGACTCGTTCACCCCTCTTGATGCAGAAAAGATTCAGGTCGGGGTCCTGATCTGTTTTGAATCAATCTTTCCAGACATTGCCCGCCAAGAGGTTTTTGAAGGGGCTAACCTCCTGGTCAATCTGACAAATGACGCCTGGTACGGAAGATCAAGCGCCCCATACCATTCCTGGGCCATGACCGTATTCCGAGCAGTAGAAAACAGGCGAAGCCTGGTGCGGGCAGCAAATACCGGCATCAGTGGTTTTGTCAGCCCTGAAGGAGAAGTCCATAAAGAAACCCCTTTGTTCACGGCACAAGCAACAAGCATGAGGATGCCCTTGCTCACAGGTCATACCATCTTTATGCGGGGTGGCTATCGCTTTGGGGCACTCTGCTTAATACTGATTCCAGTTTTCCTGTACCTCTCTGCGAGGAAAAGATCGAAAAGCAAAGCGCGGGTCAAGAGCATACGTTCATGAGAATCATAAGAAAAAATGCGCTGAATAATCTGAAAAGAAATTCAGGGGAGCGAACCAAGGTGACAAAGAAAAAAAAATATATCGGCGTCAGTCAGAATGAAGACGGAAGCTGGCAATTTACCGTATGTAAGGAAAACGGCAAAATAAAGACCAGTGTAGGGCACAGTACAGCAAAGGTAGCAGCGCTCATGCGAGATGAGTATATCCTGAGACATGGTTTGGAGGAAAAGAGTAATTTTCCGGTCAAACGGATGGCAAAAATGCGCAACGAGGCCTATGAACAGATGTTCGGCATCTTGAAATAAGACGTGACCAAGCTCCTTTCATTGCCATAAAAATACTTTCCTCATAATATGAGGGAAAAAACAACGAATAACAGCTTCGTAAAAAAAGAAGAAAGGAAGACCATAAGGAAACCGAGAATGGCAGAACTGAACGAAACGGCAGAAGCAAAACAGAAACTCCAGGAACTGAAAGAGAAAATGCTTGCCCTGAAGGAGCATCTTTGACTTAGATGGCAAAAAACTCGACATTGAACGACTGGAGTCAGAGTCTCTGGCCCCCAACTTCTGGAACGATCAGGCTAATGCGAAAAAGGTCCAGAAACAATTAGGCCAGCTACAGGATCTGGTCAAAAACTGGGAACAGAACTTCCAGGATCTGGAAGAGGCAGACATGCTCCTGGACATGGCCATTGAGGAGCAGGACCTTGAAACCCAGCAAGAGGTTGAGTCTTCCTTGAGCCAGCTGGGCAAACGGGTAGATCTGGTTGAACTGGAGTGCATGTTCGACGGTGAACATGACGAGAGCAACGCCCTGCTGACCATCCATGCCGGAGCAGGAGGTACCGAGGCCCAGGACTGGGTAAGCATCCTTATGCGTATGTATCTGCGCTGGGCAGAGGCCCATGATTTCCCCTCAGACATTCTTGATTATCTGCCAGGAGACGAGGCAGGAGTCAAGTCCGTGACGGTCCGTATCAAAGGAAAGAATGCCTACGGCTATACCCGTTCTGAAGTAGGTATCCACCGCCTGGTGCGTATCTCGCCCTTTGATTCTTCTGGACGACGCCATACCTCCTTTGCCTCGGTCATGGTCCTGCCGGAGCTGGACGATACCATTGAGGTGAAGATCGACGAAAAGGAGCTACGGATAGACACCTACCGGGCCAGTGGCGCTGGAGGGCAGCATGTCAATAAAACCGACTCCGCCATCCGGATCACCCATCTGCCTACAAACATTGTAGTGCAATGCCAGAACGAACGTTCCCAACATCGCAATAAGGACATGGCCATGAAGATGCTCATGGCCCGGCTCTATGAGAAACAGCAGGAAGAGCAGGCCAAGGCCCAGGAAAACCTGCACGGTGACAAGAAAGAGATCGCCTGGGGCAGTCAGATCCGCTCCTATGTCCTCCAGCCCTACCGCCTGATCAAGGACCACCGGACCGACCAGGAAGAGGGCAATGTGGACGCGGTGCTCGATGGACGGCTGGATCCCTTTATCAAGGCCTTTCTCCTGTGGCAACCGAGCTAAACTGTGCCAAATGCGGGGCCTGTGCTGTAGTTTGCCCGGTCTTTCGGGTGGATGAACAAGAGGTGCTGACTGCCCGGGGCAAGATGCACCTCCTGACCACAGAACTAGCTGAGTACCCCTCTGCTGTTTTTGAGGACCGCTTTTCCCGCTGCCTGCTCTGCGGGGCCTGTGAGCAGGTCTGTCCGCGCCATTTGCCGATTACAGATCTCATTTCCCAGGCCCGCAGTACCTTTTCCCGTTTTTACGGACCCAATGGGCTGAAAAAAGCTGCAGCCTGTGCTGCGTTACGTCGCCCGGAGCTTGTAGAGGGGTTAGTTAAAGCTGGCATCAGCCTTCAACGTCTTCAGGCTCTGCCTCTTCATTCAGGTCTGCGCCTGAAACTGGGCCTACTGGAAAAACGCTCAATCCCGCAGCCCCCCCTCGCTCAACCTCCTTTAGGGAAAGAGGACGAGAGTAGACCACAACAGAATATATCCACAGCCTCTCTCAGTTATTTCACCGGCTGTGTTGCCCGTCATATCCAACCTACTATTGTGCAAGCAACCCAATCCTTATTACAAAACAGCGGCCTGCCATCTGCCCATACCCCGGCTGATCAATACTGCTGCGGCTTGGCTGCCTGGAGTGCTGGCAAAAGGGATCAGGCTCGCGAGCTGGCTCGGAAAAATATTCAGGCCTTTTCTGGATCAGAGGGGCTAATTGTCACCTCCTGCGCCTCCTGCTCTTCCCATCTCCTTGCATACCCTACCCTGTTTAACGAAGATGATCCGTGGCATGATAAGGCCCTATCCTTTGCTGAACGAGTTCAGGAATTCACCCATTTTTTTAATGACAAGCTTCCTCCACTTTCCCGGATTGAAAATTCTGAACATCCTGAGCAACGGGTTTTCTACCATGATCCCTGTCATCTTCGCTTTAAGGACAAAGGCATGAGTACACCGCGTTTGCTTTTGCAAAAAAGAGGGGTGCAGATTATCGAGCCAGAGGATGGCCCACGCTGCTGCGGGCAAGGTGGGCTTTTTCACATTGCCTGTCCTGAGCATTCTTTGCAGATATTTGAGCAAAGTAGCAGACAGGCCCTTGCGGGTTCACCCGCTTATATCACGACGACCTGCTCTGGTTGTTTGATGCAGTTTAAGGAAGGGATGGCACGGCAGGGGCAGGGGGTTGAGGTGGTGCATCTGGCGGTTCTGCTGGCAGATGCTGCTGTGGTCAGGCGTTCCTGATCAGGAGTCATAGAAGCGTCTGAGCTGGCTATCACTGGTGTGTCAAATCATGTGCATCCCTGTAACTACTCAGCCCAACGAAAAAGGCCGCTTTCAGGAATGATGAAGACGGCCTTTCCTGTTTTTTACTTTTTATGCTGCGGCGTCGGGAATAAAAGGATTTTCTAGGAAAGCATTTCTGATCGCCTCGAAAATGTTTTTTGAATTTTTACGGGCCGTGGAGATCTATCCCCGGATACAGGCGAATCGTTCCGCACCGTCAACAGTCTGGAAGCAACCCGAAACCTTCTGCTTGACCTTCATCATACGCACATCCCTTTCCGCTGCGTTGTTGTCAAACGGTACCCGAAAATCGTACATGAAGGCGAGGGTCTCTGTTCTGTAATCCCGAAGCCTTGTCAGGAGTTTGAGTGGAGGGGTTTTCTTCACCCGTCCTCTTTTTTTCTCTTTCGGTGGAGTGAAAGGATTGTCCGCGAAGCCCTGGCAGATGATTTCATCGTATCGCCGCTCGAAGTTTTCGATTTCTTCCGACCCGAAAGCATCCCGGTCCGGCTTCAGTTTTTCGACCTCCTCTTTTATCTCAAGCAGCAGATCAGCCATGTCTCCGGCCCATGCCTGTTCATACTGTTTGCCTATGAATTTAAGCTCGCGAAGGTGGTGTGAGTTGCACAGTCCATGACGGCAGTTTTTATATCCGAAGTACGATATCCAGTGATCATGCAGCATCGTTCCTTCGAATTCGCTGAGAATTCCGGCTGCATCCATCGCTTCTTTTCCCCGCTTTTCATGCACGTTATAATGAGTGAGCAGGTCCGACGAAGCGACATGCAGCCAATGGAGTTTTCCTTTGACCCACAGCCCGGTTTCGTCCGCATTCAGCACTTCGGCATGACGGAGAAGCTCCGCAGTCGCTTCG is from Candidatus Electrothrix sp. GW3-4 and encodes:
- a CDS encoding GNAT family N-acetyltransferase codes for the protein MGADEDRPLFYCGSQDLNEFFHEDSREADRELVAVTYAVEMDGSTVAFFCVSNDSIRAEDTTRSRFKKIRSSIPAAKRYANMPAVKIGRLATNSDFQSQGIGTRILDLIKVWFTEGNKTGCRFIIVDAANNERTLEFYKRNGFQFLDIRPEVAEDRTRLMFFDLLTFRE
- a CDS encoding hemolysin family protein, giving the protein MAEKKEDNGRKSLWQRVKSLAKFRRSPDTTQELEHEIQGLLENGEEQGLISSHEEQLINSIFHFRATVASEIMTPTAEIVRINVKNSVQEAIALINVEGYTRIPVFSGSQDNIIGILHAKDLLRTFEGRTEPERHLENYLNPPMIISESKPITELLREFQAKKNHIAVVTDEFGGVRGLITLEDVIEEIVGEIDDEHDQEERELMQVDQQTVVVDAKIDIEEVEKHFQCRLPEGPYESIGGFIIHCLGRMPQNGETVESAPLTLTVLVANPRKVRTVRIRKV
- a CDS encoding carboxyl transferase domain-containing protein; translation: MNDLIKQLQRVDQRIGYLIHIKDNADWGNLAEFQEKAEQLKDAIFDLDNAEFSARLEKLEDSVRFLEERCEEGLTSMERVRIVRSPLRFSLKDILENVYEEHTELGGEGEANIDPALVVAKANIVRRIKKKPYTSPVMIIGQEVGHGEEFRNGGSCKPWGNEKAMRYMKVAETEGIPIHFYIFTPGSYPVEEYPGAAQQIARNLYTMTKLRVPMISVISEGGSGGAEAVGLSDFRLMFSHGYYSVISPEGAAAIEGRVREGEKVSPNLIERCARQLNITAADNLRLGTIDRIIQEPPLGAKTDDFAFFARIRSEIIRATDEVVLKTKSVRGFRSYEVKRKKAESPDEAPQIDIPWDLGPKETERLLRARSRKYRNMSMQSFGVINIPAENMFKSLYSASEKLWYTFRYDVLKNQHKQMQKTLKEVSGEGTALVNRLVAPFASVHSKIFVQDEKKRVSAAISPAIAAQAAGDYCIIPDPLELTDTYTSPLANEDRTVTCPNAEKHGCQDLWIPDLYGEFCGVCENCGYHFPLEYQWYLKNVFDPGSVRIFNNEIFSRNPLNYEGFDERLKAARSRTGMGSANLTFDAKVKDIHLVVTMLFSDFRNGTVGSAEGEKFVRACDRARRKKRPLLAYVHTTGGIRIQEGTLGVAQMPKCTMAVREYIDSGGLYIVVYDNNSYAGPVASFLGCSPYQFAIRSSRIGFAGPRVIRETTGIDIPPDYHDARNALKRGHIQGITDRRDFRRHLYQVMQTMGSPSLYYR
- a CDS encoding biotin carboxylase N-terminal domain-containing protein, yielding MQGKVLIANRGEIAIRIMEACQDLGLEYTIIYTDADQDSEHVQRNRQNGNEQNAWRVASYTDPNDILSVADHTGCTAIHPGYGFFSEDYRFARRVTVRDRPLVFIGPSWEVIRDLGDKINTKRVANKLGIPTIPGTSAPIYNEMEAEEIAQHLFDMQREEDEPNPAILIKAAAGGGGMGIEEVNRIEHFRRVYRQVQNYAKRQFGDGGVLIEQRLRDFNHLEVQLVCSRHDERIHFGSRNCTIQSTGRQKRVEAAPGFHTSCFDYDFNAEKVLDNIVDYSLKLAEHVQYDNVGTWEWIVSRSGKPYLLEVNTRIQVENDVSARISYLNDTHPNLLREQIRLALGEPMGYQQSDVLFRGASIELRIVAENTQRDFAPWIGTITRFDLPQYEWSATYSHVPTDRPYPIPSEYDPNLALALVWGENVEEAKERARQFIDASQIEGVNSSGDIILTNLDYLRENLDRLLTF
- a CDS encoding DUF3800 domain-containing protein, which produces MSNGCLYIFLDEGGNLDFAASGTKYFTLTSVCTKRPFTACHELGKYKFDLIEYGFDFSYFHCTKDNRHVRQRVFGIIKENIADLRVDSLIVEKSKIVPALQASEEFYPRMLGHLIRHVAEQEREELDSMKELIVITDSIPIKKKRAAVEKAVKTVLKRMLPSGCRFRVLHHASMSNMGLQLADYCNWAIFRKWESGDCVFYDALREGIKSELEI